In Nycticebus coucang isolate mNycCou1 chromosome 9, mNycCou1.pri, whole genome shotgun sequence, the following are encoded in one genomic region:
- the LOC128594936 gene encoding small integral membrane protein 15, translating to MKMFDIKAWAEYVVEWAAKDPYGFLTTVILALTPLFLASAVLSWKLAKMIEAREKEQKKKQKRQENIAKAKRLKKD from the coding sequence ATGAAGATGTTTGATATTAAGGCTTGGGCTGAGTATGTTGTGGAATGGGCTGCAAAGGACCCATATGGCTTCCTTACAACAGTTATTTTGGCCCTTACTCCACTGTTCCTAGCAAGTGCTGTACTGTCTTGGAAGTTGGCCAAGATGATTGAGGCCAGGGAGAAGgagcaaaagaagaaacaaaaacgtcaagaaaatattgcaaaagcTAAACGACTAAAGAAGGATTGA